TTACTCTGCCTTAATATCAGCCACATGGAATTGAATTGAAACGAAAATATATTGGAGAGATAGAATGGCAAGACCGAAAAAGAAGCCGGAATACAATTCCGCAGAGATCGCAAAGCAGATTGTAGAAGCCGTGACGGATGCGTACCTCAACCCGACAGAGGACAGTGCAGACGAGCAAGGGCATACCTATCTCAATCTGCTTGCCGAAGAATTTTCCATGACCCCTATTAAAGTTCGCAAGCTGCTTATTACTTCGGGAGCATATGAAACGCCTACCAGCATTGCCGTAAACAAGTTGTATAAGGACGGGAAAACTGTCAAGGAGATACAGCAGATTATGGGACTCAGTTCCGCATCGGTCAACGGTTATCTTCCCTATAATAAGACTGTATATAAGATGGAGGAAGCCACACTGACCGCCGAGCGACTTCGCAAATTTCGTCAGCGCAAAGCCGCTACAGAGAAGTTGTGTGCCGATATGAAACTTAAAAATGCAGATGAAGTCAGCGAAATGCTGTGGGAAACGCTTCTTCTGTTTGAGGGGTATCCGTTTGTAACAGCAAAGGGACTTAGGTATTATTACACAATTAAAGGCAATGAGGTGTTTTTCACAAGAAAAGAAAAATCAGTTACAAGAGCAACGGTGAATATGGCATTCCAAACGGCGTTGAAATTACAGAAAGATGGTATTCAGATAACCGGACCGAAAATGCTGGGATGTTTTGGCGCAAGCTATTTGTACCCGATTTACAAAAGAATCGGAGTGATAAGCATAAGTGACGGAGAACAAAAGAAATAAATGCAGAGATCAAAAAAATGGCACAGGATGGGGTCGGGCAAAATTGTCCGGCTCTATTTTTTTAGCATTTATGTTTTATCCGTTATGGTTATTACCCACGCTCCCCTTTCGGTGCAGATGCCCACCGGCACACTTTACGCATAAGGTTAGCCGACTCTAATTGATGTGCTACATACAAACTTTCGTGCTTATTCAAATTTTTTCGACAAAAGTTGATGTATTACATCATAATGTGAGTTCCCACAATATAACAAAATGAGAGGTAATCAAGTATAATATATGTGTAAAGAAATCGGAAAAGATGGGAGGGTTATTCGGGTGCTTACGCAAGAAGAATTGGATAGCGGTACGCTTGATACAAAGCTGATTGGCGAGAGAATAAAGGCGGCGAGAAAGCTCCGTGGCATTACACAAGAGCAGCTTGCAGAAGCAGCGAATTGTACTCATACCCATATCTGTAATATCGAGAACGGGAAAATTGGCATTTCCCTTGAATTGTTGTTTCGTATCAGTGTGGTTCTGCAAAAGAGCATGGATTACTTTGTTATGGATAATATCCACGCAAATCCACAGACCAAGATCGATGACAGCATTGCACCGAAACTCAGCCAATGCGATGCCCATATGCTGACGGTCATTGACGGGCTTCTGGACAATTTGCTTACATACCAAGACAGAAAAGAAAAACAGATAAAAAAGGAATTGCAGGAACTGAAATAAGGTGTTCTTTCATTGGAGTAATAAATGCAGGGTTGTCGGGAACTCCTGGCAATCCTGTGTTTTCATATAAATATTATAACGAGGAGGATTAGCTGTAATGGCTCATTTAATGAATCAGCAACGAACCGTTGCAAATCTGACCCGCCCCGTAACAGAAATGGATAACGATATATCCAGCGGTGATGGGAAAGAAACAAGGATGGCGTTCTCGTATGAATTTGAATGCTGTCTGATAGAACTTGCCGATGAGGTATATGGACTTTCCAAACCGAAAGAGATTGCCCAAAAGGTACTCCGCAAAGCCTGCGAGTTTTACGATGCCGATTGGTGCGGTATCTTTGATGCGGATATGATGCTCAAACTATGGATGCCATTTTGGTGGTACAACCGGGTAACCGGCGGTATGACCAAGACGAGAACCGATATGGATCAATACGGTATATCCGGAGAGTTGCCCAGATGGAGAAATGCTATTGAGCAGAATACGCCAATCATTATTGAAAATGTGGAGACGTTAAAGGAAACATTGCCGGAGGAATATGATATTTTCATTCGCCAAGAGGTAAAGTCCATTCTTGCCGTTCCCTTTAACAAGCGAGAAAAGGGCGTTTTGCTTTTGCGGAATCCCAAGCGATATGCAGATAATCCAAATTTCCTTCGTATCATGGCAAATATCGTCATACAGGAGATTAACGAACAGAAACTTCTTGACCGTATGAAATCGGAAACGTGTGCCGATTGTATGAATAGTCCAAATGAGGTAATTATCAATCTGTTCGGAGGTCTTTCTGTTTGTGCCGAGCGTGGCAAGCTGACGGAAGCGGAGATCAAATCTCCCTTGTGCTGCAAAATCCTTGTCCTTTTGCTGATGAACCGTAAACGTGGCATGAGCGCAAGAGAGCTTTCGGAGCATTTATGGGCAGATCGGGAATACGATAACCCGACGAGAAATCTTCGGTCATTATTATTCAGACTCCGTGCGACACTTCGCATGATTACCGATGTGGATTTGATTGTAACCACAGCCACCGGCTATCGCATCAATCCCGATGTTATCATCAAAACGGATTTTGAGGAATTTGAGAAAATCTGCGAGAGCAGGAACAGCATTACCGATGCAACGGAGAAAATCAGGCTTTTGGAAAAGGCAGTAAAGTTGTATCAAGGAAAATTGTTCCCCACGGGCGAATGTGAGCATTGGATCATACCTCTCAGTTCCAAATGTCATATTCTGTACTTGCCTTTGGTAAACGAGCTGATGGAGCTGCTACATACCGAAAAGAAGTATGATAAATTGTATGAGTACGCTATGTTAGCGGTTAGTATAGACCCGGAAAGTCCCATTACAATTTATTGGCTGATCGTTGCGCTGCGTAAGCACGGTGCGGCAGATATGGCGAAAAGGCATCTGGAGTCTGCCAAGCTTCGGTTGCTTGAAGAAGAATATCGAGACTTGGAAGCACGGCTGATCTTGGAATAAAAGACCGCCATATAACCCCCTATATAACACAAACTCATATATTTTACAAAAAAATCCGTATATAACGGATCATATAACCTCTCATATAACCCCTGCGGAGTATAATTGGTTTTGTAATCATCAAAATCATATGCTCCGGCAGGGGTTTTCGTATTTTGAGGATAAGGAATATATTTATACGGAGGTCAGATTGTGAGCGAACCACAGCAGATGGAAGTACGAACCAAGGACAATCGCCTGTTCTGTCGGGCGAAACTGATTCACGGGGACATACTTCTCATTGTAAAATCAGCAGGCAAGGAAATTGAGGTGCCTTATACAGAAATTCCGAAATTGATTTCGTCGGCTCGGAATCAATTGAAACGAAGCAAAAGTTATTAGCCGCACCGGAGGAAACAACCGAAGCGTATGTTTCCCCGTGAAAAATATAAAACGGTCTGCCGAAACGAGCTTTACCGATAGACTGAGTAACGCCGGGGTGGATATGACAATCGCAGAGTAATTCTGCGTTGTTGTGTCTGCCCCGGTTTTTTATTTTACCGATAACATTCAAATTAAAAATATATCAATTCTCCGAGTTGCAATAGGAGCAAAGGATACGCATACGGCACAGACAACCATTTATGGTGCGTTTGTGTCCGAGCAAGTCCCATGCTTTGTTGCGCTCTCTTTTTGTGCTTCCGTGGGGTTTGCCCTGCGGGAGTTTTTTCGTTTGGTCATGCGTTTCTATGCTCCGATTGCGGTTTGGAAACCGAAAGGAGCAGAAATTATGACCTTAAAAGAATTACAGAAACGAATCGAAAGAACCGGTGGCAAAGATCTTCCCACAGCAGCATGGCTTCGTGCCGGGAACTCCCCTTTAGCGATTAGCCGTGAAATTGCAAAAAGCGGAAAGCTCTCTGTGTTTGTAAATGGCTTCGCACTTTATGAAACCGAGGATGGCAGTACCGTGTTCCGTGTGGACTATTGCGGCGGTTATACCTATTTCGGAGCAAATACGGAAGATACCCTGTCCGAAGAATTTTTCGCAGATACCGATTGGTGGGTTCGCCTTGTTATGGAGGGTGAGGACAGATTGACCCATAATCGAAAAATCTTTGTGGGAAACCATGAAAGTTTTTATGGATATGACGATGCCGTACTTTCATCCGTTTGCACGGAATCGGCACAAGATCATGTGTTACTCCAAGAGCTTTTAGACTTGGCATTTTCGATGATGACACAAAGACAACAAGAAATAATTCGCCTTCATTATATTGAAGGATTGGGTGTCGAGGAAATCGCAGGTATTTACGGTGTTACACACCAAGCCGTTTCCGCTACACTTTCTGATGTTAGAAAAAAATTGCAAAAAAATCGAAAAAATTTTATGTAACTACCTTGCAAAACGGCTCTCCACGATGGGTTAGGTGTAGGACGCAGTTCCTAACACTTACAAAATCGGAGGATATGGAGATGCCCGGTAAAGCACCCAAAGAAAGAGAAAACTATTTTATTCGCCTGGATAACGGCGAGGTATGCGAGGTTAACCGTGAGGTGTACCTGTGTTGGTATGCAGCAGAAAGACAAGACCGCTATCAGAGAGAACGTGATATGAAGCACGGTCTGGTCAGCTTGGAAGAAATGGCTGAGCGCAGATATGAAGATGGCAGAGGTTGCGTGTGCGATCTGCTTGCATCCCCGGAGGACAGCATCGAAGAACAGTACATTCAGAAATTACTGGTTGAGCGTTTATATGAATCGCTCGGAAAGCTGACCAAAGCCGAAAGACAGCTTATTCATGATCTGTTCTTCCGCAACATTGGCGTAAGAGAGTACGCAAGACAAATGGGAGTAACCCACCATTCGGTTCAAAAGCGTCGTGACCGCATTTTAGAAAAAATGCGAATTTTGATGAATTGGGACTGAT
The genomic region above belongs to Oscillospiraceae bacterium and contains:
- a CDS encoding helix-turn-helix domain-containing protein, which produces MCKEIGKDGRVIRVLTQEELDSGTLDTKLIGERIKAARKLRGITQEQLAEAANCTHTHICNIENGKIGISLELLFRISVVLQKSMDYFVMDNIHANPQTKIDDSIAPKLSQCDAHMLTVIDGLLDNLLTYQDRKEKQIKKELQELK
- a CDS encoding sigma-70 family RNA polymerase sigma factor — translated: MSAPVFYFTDNIQIKNISILRVAIGAKDTHTAQTTIYGAFVSEQVPCFVALSFCASVGFALREFFRLVMRFYAPIAVWKPKGAEIMTLKELQKRIERTGGKDLPTAAWLRAGNSPLAISREIAKSGKLSVFVNGFALYETEDGSTVFRVDYCGGYTYFGANTEDTLSEEFFADTDWWVRLVMEGEDRLTHNRKIFVGNHESFYGYDDAVLSSVCTESAQDHVLLQELLDLAFSMMTQRQQEIIRLHYIEGLGVEEIAGIYGVTHQAVSATLSDVRKKLQKNRKNFM
- a CDS encoding sigma-70 family RNA polymerase sigma factor — translated: MPGKAPKERENYFIRLDNGEVCEVNREVYLCWYAAERQDRYQRERDMKHGLVSLEEMAERRYEDGRGCVCDLLASPEDSIEEQYIQKLLVERLYESLGKLTKAERQLIHDLFFRNIGVREYARQMGVTHHSVQKRRDRILEKMRILMNWD